A segment of the Desulfovibrio sp. Huiquan2017 genome:
CGCCGGTGATCTCTTCGATGCGCCGGAGATACTTGACCGCGTTTTCGGGCAGGTCGTCCCAACCGCGTGCGCCGGAGATGTCCTCATCCCAACCGGGCAGGGTCTCGTAGACGGGCGTGACGTAGGCCATCCCGTTCTGCTCCTGAGGCGGGTAGGCGATGGTCTCGCCCTTATACTCATAACCCACGCAGAGCTTGACTTCCTTGAGGCCGGACAAGACGTCCAGCTTGGTGATGGCCAGTTCAGTGGGGCCATTCAGCCTGACGGACTCCTTGAGGACCACCAAGTCGAGCCAGCCACAGCGCCGCTTGCGCCCGGTGGTGGCCCCGAACTCGTGACCATGGCTCTGGAGGTAATCGCCGTCCGCGTCGGTCAGCTCCGTGGGGAACGGGCCGCTGCCCACGCGGGTGGTGTACGCCTTGACGATGGCAATGATCCGGTCGAGCTCGCGCGGCGAACAGCCGGAGCCCGAAGCCGCGTTGGCCGTGACCGTATTGGACGAGGTAACGAAAGGATAGGTGCCGTGATCGATGTCCAGGTGAGTTCCCTGGGCGCCTTCGAAAAGCACGCAATCGGCGGCTTGGATGGCCGAAGACACGTCGCCGAGATACGGAAGAAGCCGCTCGGCCACAGGCAGGACCTCATCGAAAACCGCCTGGGCGTCCATGGGCTCGACCCCGTAGAGGTGCTTGAAGAGCACATTCTTCTCTTCCAAGGCCTTGGCGATCTTCTCCTTGAGCAGTTCGGGATCGGCGAAGTCGCCCGCGCGGATGCCGCAACGGTGCATCTTATCCTCGTAGCACGGCCCGATGCCGCGTCCGGTGGTGCCGATACGGCCGTCCTCGGACCGCGAAGATTCGCGGGCCGCGTCCATGCGGCAATGATACGGCATGATGACGTGGGTCTTCTTGCTGATCATCACCCGGGAGGCAGACACGTCCACGCCCTTGGCGTCGAGCTTGTCCAGCTCCTCGCAGAACACGAACGGGTCCAGGACCACGCCGTTGCCGATGAGACACTGCTTTCCGGGGTGCAGGATGCCGGAGGGGATCAGGTGCAGGATGCACTGCTCGCCGTCCACAACCAGGGTGTGCCCCGCGTTGTTGCCGCCCTGGAAACGGACGATGGCGTCCGCCTTCTCGGCCAGCATATCGACGACCTTGCCTTTACCTTCGTCTCCCCACTGGGAACCGAAAACCACCATATTGGACATTGTTAGCTCC
Coding sequences within it:
- a CDS encoding adenylosuccinate synthase, with amino-acid sequence MSNMVVFGSQWGDEGKGKVVDMLAEKADAIVRFQGGNNAGHTLVVDGEQCILHLIPSGILHPGKQCLIGNGVVLDPFVFCEELDKLDAKGVDVSASRVMISKKTHVIMPYHCRMDAARESSRSEDGRIGTTGRGIGPCYEDKMHRCGIRAGDFADPELLKEKIAKALEEKNVLFKHLYGVEPMDAQAVFDEVLPVAERLLPYLGDVSSAIQAADCVLFEGAQGTHLDIDHGTYPFVTSSNTVTANAASGSGCSPRELDRIIAIVKAYTTRVGSGPFPTELTDADGDYLQSHGHEFGATTGRKRRCGWLDLVVLKESVRLNGPTELAITKLDVLSGLKEVKLCVGYEYKGETIAYPPQEQNGMAYVTPVYETLPGWDEDISGARGWDDLPENAVKYLRRIEEITGVKIGIVSVGPDRVQTF